A genomic window from Nicotiana sylvestris chromosome 11, ASM39365v2, whole genome shotgun sequence includes:
- the LOC104233514 gene encoding uncharacterized protein yields MFMLQHSASLFQLPRTSHSRVFSPQFSHCHSILSFHPKQSSCMRTLTNCQRAKTLLTTFEENNDDGDYIDVEMEEGEEEEEEEGFSRSRGFRGREDEKNYDKDPELAEILGSCLDDPDKAQSMMEERLRKKRNKIVHTKTGSATPMNVTFNKFDFTNSYIWFEFYNAPLEKDISLICDTIRSWHIVGRLGGCNSLNMQLSQSPLDKRPSYDAVQGANVNSTTFYNIGDLEIQDNLARIWVDIGTSEHLLLDVLINALTQISFDYVGIKQVVFGESEFENWRENLTSEDAGYSVHKI; encoded by the exons ATGTTTATGTTGCAGCACAGTGCATCTCTTTTCCAACTACCTCGGACTTCCCATAGCAGAGTTTTTTCACCCCAATTTAGTCATTGCCACTCAATTCTAAGTTTTCATCCCAAGCAAAGCTCATGTATGAGGACGCTAACGAACTGCCAAAGGGCAAAAACTTTGCTGACCACATTTGAAGAAAACAACGATGATGGCGATTATATTGATGTGGAAATGGAGGAgggggaggaggaggaggaggaggagggctTTTCTCGTAGTAGAGGGTTTAGAGGTAGAGAAGATGAGAAGAATTATGACAAAGATCCTGAGCTTGCTGAGATTCTTGGCAGCTGTCTTGATGATCCGGATAAAGCTCAGTCAATG ATGGAGGAGAGATtgagaaagaaaaggaataaaATAGTACATACGAagacaggttcagcaacacccaTGAATGTGACGTTCAACAA ATTTGATTTTACAAACTCCTACATATGGTTTGAGTTCTACAATGCCCCGTTGGAGAAGGATATCTCCTTGATTTGTGAT ACAATTCGTTCTTGGCACATTGTTGGACGTCTTGGTGGATGCAATTCACTGAATATGCAA TTGTCACAATCTCCTTTGGACAAAAGGCCAAGTTATGATGCTGTTCAGGGGGCAAATGTAAATTCTACTACGTTCTATAACATTGGGGATCTTGAGATTCAGGATAACCTGGCTCGCATATG GGTGGACATTGGGACAAGTGAGCATTTACTGTTGGATGTACTGATTAATGCTTTGACACAGATAAGCTTCGA CTATGTTGGTATCAAGCAAGTAGTATTTGGTGAATCTGAATTTGAGAACTGGAGGGAGAACTTGACATCGGAGGATGCCGGTTACAGTGTTCACAAGATATAG